The Cyclobacteriaceae bacterium DNA segment AGGTCGCGGTTAATGGGATTGATGTGTTGTTTAGCGGTTGTTTTCATAAGCCAAAACAGATTATAGACAATGCACTAATGTACTACGCGCGTTAGTGCATTTTCATTTTATGTAAGGTATTGTTCCCTGAAACTGCACGTCAATTCATAAAACAAGAATGGTGCTAAAAAGTATCCCGAAAAGCAGTTAAATTTTTAGTTCGTTGTTTATTAGACGATTACCGATTTAGGCTTGAACCAAGCAATCAATCGATTTGATGAATTTGAGTTTCAGTATGGGAATGGCTTTGAAATGAAAATTTTTTCACCGTCTCAAAATCGGTCATGTAAGGAATCAAAGTATTGATTCAAATCCTGATCGGAATTGATGTTTTTGAGCCAATTTGAATGGGTAGGGGTGATGCAATGTGCGTTTTGCATGACTAAAAATTCACGCGGACTGAAGCCTTTGTTGTGATAGAAGTCTGATAATAAAGTGCTTGCGTGCGGCTCCCAAAGTGTGAGCAACGGTTCGGGCAGCTTACCACTTGAATCCCAAAAGCAAGTGGCAATTTTTTGCGGATCGCGATGGGTTAACAGGCATTGAATCGTATCAGCATTCACATACGGCATGTCTACCGGAACGGTTAACCATGCTTTATTTGGATTGAGTTTAAATGCAGATAGGATTCCATTCAGGGGTGTGTCCACATCAAATGCATCCGTCAGCGGATTGAATTCTTTTGGAACATTAACGATGCTTTTGCATGACAGGTAAACGCTTTCGCAGAAGGGTGAAAGCAGTTCAAATAAATATTCGCGCTGGGGTTTGCCGTGGTAACTGATCAGCGATTTGTCGCGGCCCATGCGCGAACTTTTTCCTCCGGCTAAAATCAATCCGTTTATTGCAGAGGCCTTATTCATGAAAATCTTTTCCGCAATGCGGGCAGGTGTGTTTTTTAGCTTTCGGATTGTGCAGCAGTTCAAAAAATCCGGAAGATAAAATACCAGCCGGCAGGGCCAGAAAGGCTACACCGGCAATGGCAAAAAGTCCGCCCAACATTTTTCCCAATGGCGTTATGGGTACCGCATCGCCATACCCAACGGTAGTCAGCGTGGCCATGCCCCACCACATGGCTTCAGGTATGGAACCAAACTTATCGGGTTGGGCTTCGCGTTCGGCCAGGTGCATGAAAAAAGAAATAATGATGAGGATGAAAATGATGAAGATAAAACTAAGCACCAGTTGTTCTTTGCGTTCTGAGATCACCTTTTTAAAAATGTTCATGGCTTGCATGTAACGGGTAATCTTAAACATGCGGAAGAGGGCCATCAACCTGAAAATTCTCAGGAAGCGCAGGTCAATCGGGAAAAACGTGAGGTAAAAAGGAAGGATGGCCAGCAAATCGACAATAGCCATGGAAGTTTTTGCATACCGTAAGCGTCCGTAAAGCGGGTCGCTAAATTTCGGATTTTCTACAATAGCGTAAAGCCGCGAAATGTACTCGAGTGTAAAGAAGGCTACGGAAAAATCTTCAAAGTATTGAAACCATAAGCCATATTCTTGTGCATAGCGGGGAACAGACTCCAGAATGATCGCAACTATGTTCAGAACAATGATGGTGATGAGCAGGATTTCAAAAATCCGTTCCAGAATACCACCTTTTTCTGTAGGCTCCAGTGTGAGGTAGAGCCTTCGTCTTATGGTCATAGGCTTAACGTTTAAAATCTTTTTTACCCCCGGTTTTTTCCATGAGCTTGATTTCCTTTATCACCAAATCGTGCGACAATGCCTTGCACATATCATAAAGTGTTAGTGCAGCAATGCTCACTGCGGTGAGTGCCTCCATCTCTACACCGGTTTTGGAGCCAATGGAAACAACACTTTCAATAATAACCGAGTCGGTTGTGTTGCGAATGGTAATCTTACAATCTTCAATACCGATTAGGTGGGCCAATGGAATTAGATCAGCTGTTTTCTTAGCGCCCATTACACCGGCAAGAATAGCGGTTTGAAACACGGGACCTTTTTTCGTTGTCAGCTCCTGATTTTTAATGAGTTGAATTATTTCTTTACCAACCCATACGATAGCCTGTGCGCGGGCCGTTCGTTTGGTAACCGCTTTAGCCGATACATCCACCATTTGCGGATTACCGGATGCATCGGTGTGTGTTAATTTTTTACCTTTCTTCACATTTTCAAAGTTAGCAGAATTCATGATCAGCGTAACGGAAGCCACACGGATTATTCAGCAGGTAGCTGCGCCACACACAATCATATCGGTACCCTTAGCCGAAGCTGTCAATCGTGTTTTGGCTGAACCGGTATTGGCCGATCGGGATTTGCCTCCGTACAACCGGGTGGCGATGGATGGAATAGCCATTCGAAGCACTTCTTTCGGAACGCACAAGTCGTTTAAGATTGAAGGCATTCAGGCAGCTGGGGCCGCAGGAAAAGTATTGTCGGATGAATGCCATTGCCTGGAAGTGATGACAGGAGCGGTTTTGCCTGGAGGTACCGATGCTGTTATCCGCTATGAAGATGTAGAAATTAATGAGGGCATTGCCAAGATTCAACTTGAATCCGTCTTTGCAGGTATGAATATTCATCATCAGGGAAATGATGCGCGTCAGAATGAGGTTTTGCTTGCAGCAGGTCAGTTGATTTCACCTGCTGAAATTGCCTTGCTGGCATCGGTAGGTAAAGCAGAGGTGAAGGTTTACGATTTTCCGCGTACTGCCATTATTTCATCGGGCGATGAGTTGGTGGAAGTTGACGCCACTCCACTGGCTCATCAAATCAGGCGGTCAAATGCCTATGCCCTACAAGCTGCCATGCGTGAACTGGGGTGGCAGGCATCCGCATTTCACCTGAACGATACGCGCGAAGATGTGTTGCATGAGTTGCAACTGCTGATGCAGGATTATGATGTGCTGATTCTTTCAGGCGGAGTGTCGAAAGGAAAATTTGATTTTATACCTGATGCATTGAAGGAACTCGGTGTGACCAAACATTTTCATCAAGTGAGTCAGCGACCGGGTAAACCGTTTTGGTTTGGTACATCTGAAAATAAAGTGGTGTTTGCCCTTCCGGGGAATCCGGTGTCAACTTTTTTGTGTTTCTATCGATACATCAAGCCGTGGATACGCAACAACATGGGGGTGAAATCAATTGAGCAAACAGCCATCCTGACGTCAGCTATAGAATTTAAACCTGCACTTACATATTTTTTACAGGTACGTGCCGTGCATGATCAGGGAAAGTTCATCGCTGTTCCGGTACCTGGTGGTGGTTCCGGTGATTTTGCAAACCTGAAAGAGGTAAATGGTTTTCTGGAATTGCCGGCTGATCGATCTTCATTTGATGCCGGAGAGGTATTTCCATTTATTCCGTTTCGCTAGGCGAACGAATACTTTACACTCAACGATTCGTAAATTTTCGGAATGGTCTCCTTGTTGTCGGCCAGGATGGCGAGTTTATCCCCGGTTTCTAAAACGGTTGAGCCACCGGGCCTGATAAATTTCCCTTGCCGGTTAATCATGATGATGATGGCTGTTTTCGGAAACGAGAGTTGTACAATGGACTTTCCAACAACCGGGTTGTTTTCATTTAATTCGATTTCCAGTAATTCTGATTTGAATGAATCCACCAATTCGAGTTCGAGCGGTGAACGCCTCTTTATTTTTTCAGGTACAGCAAGGTGCAACCATTTGGCCACCGTAGATAACGTTGTTCCCTGAAGAATTACGGAAGTAACGGTAATAAAAAATACGATGTTAAAAATTTCATTGGCTTTATCCACCCCGGCCAGCAGGGGATAAGTAGCAAATACAATGGGAACTGCACCGCGCAATCCAACCCACGAGATAAACAACTTCTCGCGGAAGCGCATGCGGAAGAAGGCGAGGCTGATAAACACGCTCAATGGACGTGCTGCTAGTATTAAAAATAATGAGAGTAAAATCCCGGGTCCAACTATCGGTGGTATTTCAGAAGGAAAAACCAGTAATCCGAGCGCAAGGAACATGATGATCTGCATCAGCCAGGCCACGCCATCGTAAAACCGAATCAAACTTTTCTTGTGGATGAAGTTGGAGTTACCCAAGATCACCGAGCTGATGTATACAGCCAAAAATCCGTTACCACCAACAAAGTCAGTAACGGAAAACGTGAACAAGACCAGGGCAGTTACCAACACCGGGTACAAGCCGTCAACATCAAGATTGATTTTGTTAATGATGAAGGTCATGGCACGGCCCATCAGGTAGCCTAAACCTCCCCCGATAATCATTTGCTTTAAAAAGAATGGGAATAGTTCGAAGAATCCACTGTCGGGTTTTTCGAACAGCAGTAGCAAGCTAACCATGAGAAAGTAAGCCATCGGGTCGTTGCTTCCGCTTTCCAATTCAAGCGTTGGGCCCAGGTTTTTTTTAAGTCCGATATTCCTACCACGTAGGATAGAAAAAACCGCAGCTGCATCAGTGGAAGAAACCGTTGCGCCCAGCAGCATGCCTTCCAACAAGGTGAAGCCCATCAGGTAATGGGCAAACACACCCAGCGAGACAGCCGTGATGAGTACGCCCAGGGTTGATAGCGTAATCCCCTTCCACAATACCGGGCGCACACTTTCCCATTTCGTATCAAGCCCCCCGGAGAATAGAATAAAATTCAATGCAATTACGCCAATGAACTGGGCCAGCTTTGGGTCATTGAAGTTGATCTTACCAATGCCTTCTGAACCCGCCAACATACCCAGCAGCAAGAACATAATCAGCGCGGGTACGCCCACCCGGTATGATGTTTTACTGGCCAGTATGCTCAGAAACAACAGGATGGAGCCCAGAAGTAAGATATTTTCTGCTGTCAGATTCATTTAATCGTATAGATGCATTTTTCTAAGGCTAAAGATACTAAAATGAGGCTGTCAACACTTATTGGAATCTGATTTCCCTGTTATAAAATAGCGGTTAACTTTGCAGTCTATTATTAATAGATCAGAAATACATTTTTATGTTCGATAGTTTAAGTGTCAAGCTGGATAAGGCCTTTCAAACGCTGAAAGGGCAGGGGCGAATTACAGAAATCAACGTAGCCAGCACCATCAAGGAGATTCGCAAGGCACTTATTGATGCCGATGTGAATTACAAGGTTGCCAAAGAAGTTACGGATGAAATAAAGCAAAAGGCGCTGGGTCAGAATGTACTGACAGCCATTTCTCCGGGCCAGTTGCTGGTGAAAATCACCAACGATGAGCTGACTGAGTTGATGGGCAGCGAAAGTGTTGATATCAACGTAACGGGAAGTCCGGCTATTATTCTGATTGCCGGTTTGCAGGGTTCAGGTAAAACAACCTTTTCGGGTAAGCTGGCCAGCTACCTGAAAAAGCAGGGGCGGCAGGTGTTGCTGACGGCTTGTGATATCTATCGCCCGGCTGCGATCAATCAGTTAAAGGTGCTGGGTGAACAGGTTGGCGTTGAAGTCTATTCCGAACCTGAGAATAAAGACGCTGTAAAGATTGCCCGTGCTGCCATTGAACACGCGAAGAAAAATAATCACCGCATTGTGATTGTCGACACCGCGGGTCGTTTGGCGGTAGATGAAGAAATGATGAATGAGATTGCGCGTTTGAAAGAAGCGCTCAATCCTTCCGAAACGTTGTTCGTGGTTGACTCGATGACGGGTCAGGATGCGGTAAACACAGCCAAAGCATTTAACGACCGGTTGAATTTCGATGGTGTAGTGTTAACCAAACTCGATGGCGACTCGCGTGGTGGTGCAGCGCTTTCTATCCGCAGGGTTGTAGAGAAGCCGATTAAGTTTATCTCTACCGGTGAAAAAATGGAAGCAATTGATCGCTTCTATCCCGACCGTATGGCGGGCCGGATTCTCGGCATGGGCGATGTGGTTTCGCTGGTAGAAAAGGCACAGCAAACCTTTGACGAAGACGAAGCAAAGCGACTGAATGCCAAGCTGCGTAAAAATCAATTTGATCTGAGTGATTTTCTGACCCAGTTGGAGCAGATCAAAAAGATGGGTAACATGAAAGACCTGTTAGGCATGATACCTGGCGTTGGCAAAGCAATGAAGGGCGTTGATATAGATGACAATGCATTCAAGCCCATTGAATCCATCATTCGTTCCATGACACCGGAAGAGCGACAGAATCCGGATGTAATCAACGGCAGCCGCAAAAACCGGATCGCCAAAGGCAGCGGCACATCGGTACAGCAGGTTAACCAATTGTTAAAACAATTTGGTGACATGCGTAAAATGATGAAAACCATGAATAAAATGGGGGGTGGCAAGCGCGCGTTGTCGGCCATCAATCCATTTGGCCGTTAATTGAATTTTTTTGTGTAAGTTTCACCATTGGTAAAACCTAATTCCCCGAATTGTCGTTTTACCCTTAGTTTACAGGTCGAATTGAAGTGCTCCGGATTTTTCCGGGGCACTTTTTCTATTAACATATAAACCAAAACGTAATCGCTATGAAAACACGTACACTGATTGCTGCTGTTGCACTGCTGCTGTTTGCTTTAGTTGAAGATGTAGCAGCTCAGAAATTTCCTGGGGTGGATGCGAGTCCTGCAGACATTGCTTATTTCCGTCCCGATGGCCGTAATTCAGATCCGGTTATCAAAGTAATCTATGGTCGTCCTTCAAAGAAAGGCAGAACCATGCTCGGTGGAACGGAAGCCTATGGAAAAGTATGGCGCACCGGTGCCAATGAAACTACGGAAATCAAATTATTTAAGGATGTTACGTTTGGCGATAAGACCTTAAAGGCTGGAACCTACTCCTTATATACTATTCCCGACAAAAACGAGTGGACGATCATCTTCAATTCGAAGTTGGATACCTGGGGCGCTTATGCTTATGATGAGACTAAAGATGTTGCCCGGATTAAGGTCGCGGCTGGCAAAACTGAATCAGAAGTAGAGACCTTCACTATTGTGTTTGATGGAAAAGGCGATAATGCTACGATGAACCTGGCTTGGGAGAACACGTTGGTGAAGATTCCCTTGAAATATTAATGAATTAATTTTTGGATAATATGCAGGTAGGGCGATTCCATTTTTTGGGATCGCCTTTTTTTATTACCCTGAAAAGACGTAGTTTACTTCAGTAACAATTATTGTAAATGCATACGTTAGGTCGTTCCGATCGGGTTGATCTGCCCGGATTGGGGTTGTACAACATACACGCCAAAATCGACACAGGCGCTTATACGAGCAGCCTGCATTGCTCGCGTGCTGAAGTAAAAAATGGCGTACTGGAGTTTGTGCTGCTTGATGATGAGCATCCGGAATTTACCGGGATGGTGTTTTACTTTAAAGAATTTGAAACCCGGCTGATTAAAAATTCCTTTGGGGTGGCTGAGCATCGGTACATCATAAAGACAACGATTAAGATTTTTGAGGAGGAAATGCAGACTGAATTTTCGCTAAGCGATAGGGATGCGCTTCGTTTTCCTATTTTATTGGGACGTAAGATTTTACGTAACCGTTTTGTGATAGATGTAACTAAAAAAAATCTATCTTACCGGAATAAGAAAAAAAGGTTTCCAAATCGTAACACCGATTCTTCATGAACATTGCCATACTTTCCCGCGATTCCAAGTTATATTCTACCAGGCGAATTAAGGAAGCTGGTGAAAAACGCGGCCATAATGTGGAGATTATCGATCACATGAAATGTGTGCTTTTTATTGAAAAGAAAAATCCAGTGGTCTTATACCAGGGCCGCAGGTTGGATTACTTCGATGCGATCATTCCACGTATTGGTGCTTCCGTTACCTTTTATGGTGCTGCGGTGGTGCGGCAATTTGAGATGATGAAAGTTTTTTCAGCCATTGAATCACAAGCCCTTATTCGCTCACGCGATAAATTGCGAAGCTTGCAGATTCTTTCACGTGCGGGTTTAGGCTTACCAAAAACGATTTTCATGGATTACTCCCGCGATACGGAAGGCATCATTGAAGCAGTAGGTGGCGCGCCCGTTGTCATTAAGTTGCTGGAAGGCACGCAGGGACTTGGCGTAGTATTGGCAGAAAATAAGAAGGCGGCTCAATCGGTTATTGAAGCCTTTCATGGCTTACATGCGCGCATTATTGTGCAGGAGTTTATCAAAGAAGCGAAAGGCACGGACATCCGTGCGTTTGTGGTGGATGGTGAAGTGGTAGGCGCTATGAAACGTGAAGCCACGCGCGATGGTGAGTTCAGATCCAACCTGCACCGTGGAGGGAAAGCCACGGTTGTCAAACTTTCACGCGCTGAAAAATCGGCTGCTGTTGCCGCTGCAAAAAAAATGGGCCTGGGTATAGCTGGCGTTGATCTGTTGCCCTCTAAACGTGGTCCACTCATTGTTGAAGTAAATTCATCACCAGGTCTTGAAGGCATTGAAGGTGCCACCAAGCTCGATATAGCCGGAAAGATCATTCAGTACCTGGAGAAACATGCCGGGAAAAAGAAAATTCAGAAAGATAAAGTGAACGCATGAAGCTTGTTCGTATCGCCAATGAGGAAATCCGGCCCGGTGAGTTTAAGGAGATTAAAATCAACGTGGCACGTTTGCCATCGCAAACTTTAATCGATACTCCGATTTATGTTTCACGAGGCATGGAAGATGGTCCGGTGCTGGCATTAATGGCCGGCATGCATGGCGATGAAATTAACGGATTGGAAATTGTGCGCAGGATTTTGGATGGCGGGCTACATCAACCCAAGCGTGGAACCGTTGTGTGCATGCCTATTATTAATGTATACGGATTTTTAAATTTCTCACGCGAAGTGCCCGATGGGAAAGATGTGAACCGTTCTTTTCCCGGAAGCAAAAACGGATCGTTGGCCAGTCGCGTGGCGTGGCATGTTACACACGATATTATTCCATTTATTGATTACGGCATTGATTTTCATACGGGTGGTGCCATGCGCACCAACTATCCGCAGGTGCGTGCCGTACTAAACAATGAAAAGAACATGGAGCTGGCCAATGCCTTCCGTGCACCGTTTACCTTGGATGCACCCTTTCGTCCCAGTTCATTACGCAAAGAAGCGGCAAAGAAGGGCAAGAACATAATTGTGTATGAAGGCGGTGAGTCGTTACGATTTGATCAGCAAGCCATAGAGGAAGGGATAGCCGGAACGCTGCGGTTGATGCATCACCTGAACATGATCGACTGGTCACCCGAGCCGAAGGAGGAGAATCGCATCATCTGGAGTTCGGGTTGGGTGCGCGCAAAACATGCCGGATTGTTTCATGCCAATGTTTCATGTGGGCAGTTGGTGCACAAGGGTGAATGGGTTGGCACCATTACCGATCCGTTTGGTACAGCAAAGGAAAAAGTGATTGCCAGCGAAACCGGATACATCATCGGGTTGAATAACATTCCGGTTGTTAATGCCGGAGATGCGTTGATGCACCTTGGCATGGATAACTTTTGCAAGATGAGCAACAAAAAGAAAGAGGAAGAATAACTTCTTCCTCTTTAGCGTCATAATCAAAATTCCTAGTGGTGATGTCCGCCCGGTCCGTGTACGTGGCCATGAGCCAGTTCATCTGATGTTGCGTTGCGCACTTCCATCACTTCTACATCAAAGTTGAGTTCAACTCCGGCTAATGGATGGTTGCCATCAACGGTAACGCTTTCCAATCCAACTTCAGTAATGGTTACAATTTGAGCTCCCTGACTGGTTTGTGCCTGAAACTGCATGCCTGGTCTTACTTCCTGATCACCAAAAGCAGTGCGGGGTACTTTTTGCATAAGGGAGTCGTTACGCTCACCATATCCTTTTTCAGGACTTACTTTAATATCCAGTTTATCACCTTTCTGTTTACCTTCCAGTCCTTCTTCCATACCCGGAATCAGGTTGCCGATGCCTTGAATGTAGTGCAATGGATCTTTTCCAATACTGGAATCAAGTACATTACCCTGGTTATCACGTAAGGTATAATGAATGGAAACTACGGTGTTTTTTGCGATTTGCATGATGTGTTTTTTAAGTGATGATTACGGTTAAACGGGCAGAAAAGCGATCAACTGAGCGGGAGACTGCCGATGTGAATAATTTACTGCAAAAATAAACAATTTCACTGGCTATCACCGGATTTAGGCAGCGTCTTTTTCAACAGTAAAAAGCCCACTGCGCCTGCCAGTATGGAGGCGGAAAGTACACCTACTTTTGCCTCGAGAATAACATCGGGCGATCGAAAGGCGAGATTGGTAATGAATAACGACATGGTAAAGCCTATACCTGCCAGCATACCCACTCCGTATAAATTTTTAAACGACATGTCGGAAGGCAGTTGAGCCCATCCCATTTTTAACGTAAACCAACTTACGCCCACTACGCCTATAAATTTTCCAATCAGTAATCCAAAAAATACACCCAGGCTAACGGGCGTAATCGCTTCAGAAAAGGAAATTCCCTTTAGCGATATACCGGCATTTGCCAAGGCGAAGATCGGCATCACGATAAACAATACAATTGGGTGAAGTGCGTGCTCCAAACGTTGTAGGGGAGTGGAAGCTGCACGCGTTAATTTTTTGATTTTCTCAACCACATGAAGTTGCTCGGGTTCCAACAGCGTAACATCGTTAGGGGGAATGGCTTCGAACTCTTTCACATAATTTCTGAGTCGGGTAGCAAAACCCACTTCATCAATTTTTGTCCGTGCCGGAATGGTGAGCGCAGCCAACACACCCGCCACCGTGGCATGCACACCCGACATGAGAAAGGCGAGCCATAATCCACCGATACCCACGATTCCATAAAACAAGGTGCTGCGTACCCCCAGGTAGTTGGCCGTCATTAACGTGATCATGAACACGGCACCTGTTGCCAGGTTTAAAAATGAGATTTCGGATGTGTAAAAAATGGCAATAACCAACACGGCACCGAGGTCATCGGCAATGGCTAATGCAGTTAAAAATATTTTTACTGATAAGGGTACACGATCACCAAGCAAAGAAAGGATACCCAGCGCAAAGGCAATGTCTGTGGCCATGGGAATTCCCCAACCGCTTGAAGAAGGTTTATCATAGTTGAAGCAGGCAAAGATGAGTGCAGGTGCAAGCATACCACCAACGGCTGCGGCTAAGGGTAAAACGGCATTGCGTGGTGAAGCCAATTCGCCACCCATAATTTCGCGCTTCAGTTCAAGGCCTACCACAAAGAAGAACATGGCCATCAGTCCATCGTTAATCCAGTGGTGAAGGGTGTTGGAAATGGTGTAGCCAGCTATGCCAACGGTAAATTCATGTTCCCAGAAATGATGAAACTCATCGTGCCAGGGCGAGTTGGAAAGAATTAAGGCAGCAATAGAACACAACAGCAGAAAAATACCCGCGGTTGATTCGTTTTTGATGAAGCTGTTGAAGGGTTTTAGTAAATGATCAATGGCTTCGAGTTTCATCGTTTGCTTGAGTTGGTGTCAAAAAAATCAGATCGAACATACGAAAAAAATTATTCATACAAGTGTGATGTATGCTGTTGTGCTGTGGTTTCAATTGATGTGAAGCTTTATATTTAGGCACTTATATTCCAGATATGATGAATACGTTAATTACGAAACTTCATAACGCATTTGAAGAATCATTTCACGGAAATCCGCTTATCGTTCGGTCGCCCGGCCGGATCAATATAATCGGAGAGCATACGGATTATAACGAAGGCTTTGTGTTGCCGGCTGCCATTGATAAAGCGGCATACATCGGCATTACACTTCGCGATGATGATGAGATTCATTTGAAGGCGCTTGACTTCAATGAATCGTTCTGCGTTAACGTAGCCGATATGCAGCCGGTTGCCGGTAACAGTTGGCCGAATTACATACTTGGTTCTGCGGCCCAGTTTATAAAAAGAGGAATCCGACTGCGTGGTTTTAATGCAGTGCTCGTTAGCGATATTCCCATTGGTGCGGGTATGTCTTCATCAGCTGCAGTAGAATGTGCCACTGTTTTTGGGTTGAATGAAGTTTTGCGCACCAACCTGGATAAACTGACGATGGTGAAAATGACTCAAAAAGCCGAACATGAATATGCCGGAGTAATGTGTGGGATCATGGATCAGTTTGCTTCCATGATGGGTAAGAAGGATCATGTGATAAAACTGGATTGTCGTTCACTGGCGTATGCGTATGTGCCCTTTAAACTTGATGGGGTTAAAGTGGTATTGTTAAACACCAATGTCAAACATTCGTTGGCTTCATCGGAATATAATACGCGAAGAACAGAGTGTGAGCAAGCGGTAGCATGGGTTCGGGCGCATGAGCCTCGTGTAAATTCCTTGCGTGATGTCACGGAAGCAATGCTGGATGCATACGTTTTGCCAAAAGATAAATTGATTGATAGACGCAGCCGGTTTGTTGTTCAAGAAATACAACGACTGCTTACCGGATGTGAGGATCTTCAGCAAGGAAATTTGAGGGCGTTGGGAAAAAAAGTGTTTGAAACACATGATGGGCTACGAAATATGTATGCGGTTAGTTGCAAGGAGCTTGATTGGTTGGTGGACCGGGTAAGGGACAATGAAGCGGTGATTGGTGCCCGAATGATGGGTGGGGGGTTTGGTGGTTGTACTGTAAACCTTGTGTATGAGCATGCAATTGACGAACTGGTATCCTCATTGAAACGTGAATATGAAGCTGAAATGAAATTGCCACTGACGCATTATGTGGCATCTGTTGAAAGTGGGACGGAAATTGTTAAAGCATAATTAAAAAAATATTGAAGTTATTTTTCGAAAAAACTTCAATTCATTGTTAAGATTGACTCAATTTCCTTTTTTTAAAGGTTTAATGCATACCATGAAGTCGATTTTCGTTTTTATTTCCCTCTTTCTTTGTTTTTACATTCTCTCTGCCCAGGATAATCGTTGGCAAAAAGCCGCTGATGATTTCCTTAAGACGCAAATGCAACAGGATGATTTATTTGAGGGGTATGATCGTTTACGCGAATTGTTTGACATATTATCATTGAATGAACAGCAAAGTAATGATCCGCATTTGTCGTATTTGCGGGCCGTTTGGGCAGCCGAGTTTGCGGAAGAAACGGAGTCTCTAACAAATCTGTTAAAGCGTTTTGAAAGCGATTCTGTCCGTAGCGCTGTAGCCCTGATGGATTATGCTACATCGCATGGCGACCGATATTCAGAAAGGGATACCGTTCTGCTAGTCTATATGGAAAAAGCGCTGGCATTATTTGAAGACGCTAAACTGGATTCTTCGTATTTGTTTATCCAATCACTTATGGATTATGCTTCCATGCTGAATCAAAAGCATCAAGTACATGATCGATTACGAATATTAAATCGGGCCCTTTTACTAGCTGAGTCAAAACTTGGGGTTGAACATCCACTATATGCAGATTTACTTGAAGCTATTGCCGGCCACTATATATCCATTGGTGAACTCGAGCTGTCTGTCAGATTCAAAGAGAGGGCTGATCAGAACAGGCGAAATTTTCTAGGCGTGAATCAACCGTATCGCTTGTTGTTTGAACGTAAGGAAAAGAGCCCGGTTGAAATTTTGCATGAAGTTCAAGAAGCTGATATCATCCG contains these protein-coding regions:
- a CDS encoding NTP transferase domain-containing protein, with translation MNKASAINGLILAGGKSSRMGRDKSLISYHGKPQREYLFELLSPFCESVYLSCKSIVNVPKEFNPLTDAFDVDTPLNGILSAFKLNPNKAWLTVPVDMPYVNADTIQCLLTHRDPQKIATCFWDSSGKLPEPLLTLWEPHASTLLSDFYHNKGFSPREFLVMQNAHCITPTHSNWLKNINSDQDLNQYFDSLHDRF
- a CDS encoding ion transporter, yielding MTIRRRLYLTLEPTEKGGILERIFEILLITIIVLNIVAIILESVPRYAQEYGLWFQYFEDFSVAFFTLEYISRLYAIVENPKFSDPLYGRLRYAKTSMAIVDLLAILPFYLTFFPIDLRFLRIFRLMALFRMFKITRYMQAMNIFKKVISERKEQLVLSFIFIIFILIIISFFMHLAEREAQPDKFGSIPEAMWWGMATLTTVGYGDAVPITPLGKMLGGLFAIAGVAFLALPAGILSSGFFELLHNPKAKKHTCPHCGKDFHE
- the moaC gene encoding cyclic pyranopterin monophosphate synthase MoaC, which gives rise to MNSANFENVKKGKKLTHTDASGNPQMVDVSAKAVTKRTARAQAIVWVGKEIIQLIKNQELTTKKGPVFQTAILAGVMGAKKTADLIPLAHLIGIEDCKITIRNTTDSVIIESVVSIGSKTGVEMEALTAVSIAALTLYDMCKALSHDLVIKEIKLMEKTGGKKDFKR
- a CDS encoding molybdopterin molybdotransferase MoeA, coding for MISVTEATRIIQQVAAPHTIISVPLAEAVNRVLAEPVLADRDLPPYNRVAMDGIAIRSTSFGTHKSFKIEGIQAAGAAGKVLSDECHCLEVMTGAVLPGGTDAVIRYEDVEINEGIAKIQLESVFAGMNIHHQGNDARQNEVLLAAGQLISPAEIALLASVGKAEVKVYDFPRTAIISSGDELVEVDATPLAHQIRRSNAYALQAAMRELGWQASAFHLNDTREDVLHELQLLMQDYDVLILSGGVSKGKFDFIPDALKELGVTKHFHQVSQRPGKPFWFGTSENKVVFALPGNPVSTFLCFYRYIKPWIRNNMGVKSIEQTAILTSAIEFKPALTYFLQVRAVHDQGKFIAVPVPGGGSGDFANLKEVNGFLELPADRSSFDAGEVFPFIPFR
- a CDS encoding potassium/proton antiporter, producing MNLTAENILLLGSILLFLSILASKTSYRVGVPALIMFLLLGMLAGSEGIGKINFNDPKLAQFIGVIALNFILFSGGLDTKWESVRPVLWKGITLSTLGVLITAVSLGVFAHYLMGFTLLEGMLLGATVSSTDAAAVFSILRGRNIGLKKNLGPTLELESGSNDPMAYFLMVSLLLLFEKPDSGFFELFPFFLKQMIIGGGLGYLMGRAMTFIINKINLDVDGLYPVLVTALVLFTFSVTDFVGGNGFLAVYISSVILGNSNFIHKKSLIRFYDGVAWLMQIIMFLALGLLVFPSEIPPIVGPGILLSLFLILAARPLSVFISLAFFRMRFREKLFISWVGLRGAVPIVFATYPLLAGVDKANEIFNIVFFITVTSVILQGTTLSTVAKWLHLAVPEKIKRRSPLELELVDSFKSELLEIELNENNPVVGKSIVQLSFPKTAIIIMINRQGKFIRPGGSTVLETGDKLAILADNKETIPKIYESLSVKYSFA
- the ffh gene encoding signal recognition particle protein — protein: MFDSLSVKLDKAFQTLKGQGRITEINVASTIKEIRKALIDADVNYKVAKEVTDEIKQKALGQNVLTAISPGQLLVKITNDELTELMGSESVDINVTGSPAIILIAGLQGSGKTTFSGKLASYLKKQGRQVLLTACDIYRPAAINQLKVLGEQVGVEVYSEPENKDAVKIARAAIEHAKKNNHRIVIVDTAGRLAVDEEMMNEIARLKEALNPSETLFVVDSMTGQDAVNTAKAFNDRLNFDGVVLTKLDGDSRGGAALSIRRVVEKPIKFISTGEKMEAIDRFYPDRMAGRILGMGDVVSLVEKAQQTFDEDEAKRLNAKLRKNQFDLSDFLTQLEQIKKMGNMKDLLGMIPGVGKAMKGVDIDDNAFKPIESIIRSMTPEERQNPDVINGSRKNRIAKGSGTSVQQVNQLLKQFGDMRKMMKTMNKMGGGKRALSAINPFGR
- a CDS encoding DUF2911 domain-containing protein; the encoded protein is MKTRTLIAAVALLLFALVEDVAAQKFPGVDASPADIAYFRPDGRNSDPVIKVIYGRPSKKGRTMLGGTEAYGKVWRTGANETTEIKLFKDVTFGDKTLKAGTYSLYTIPDKNEWTIIFNSKLDTWGAYAYDETKDVARIKVAAGKTESEVETFTIVFDGKGDNATMNLAWENTLVKIPLKY